The sequence below is a genomic window from Amphiprion ocellaris isolate individual 3 ecotype Okinawa chromosome 16, ASM2253959v1, whole genome shotgun sequence.
ACCACTGACCTGGAACTGCAGGCCAGCTGTGAGCGGAGGAACCCGGCTCTGGCCAAGTTTGGGCAGCATCATGGGCAGCGTGgacagcagcataaagggaTTCTGGGAGTCCTGCGGCAGGGGGCTCAAGTTCCCAGTAATTTTGTCATCATCTGCCAATCACACATGTACGTTCACTTCCAAATAATGTACGTTTGTGAAAGAGTTTTTGCCCTAATGCATGCAAAATAGTGAAATTCAGCCCCACGTGAGGTGCAGCACTCCCAGTGGCGTTGGACCAGCTCTTTCATGCAGCCAACCAGCTGCCGCCACACATCATCAAACAGCAGGTCGAGAACAGCTTGGCGGCGACATCGGTACGGTGAGACGGGGGGCAGGCAGTGATGCCGCCGCACCGACTCCGAACAGTCCTGGTCCCAGTCGTCATCCCTGtggaaaacaaatacagaaaattccCTTTTCTATAAGCTGTGGAGGTTTTGGGTTTGGTAGTTTACAGTTCTGAAAAGCAAGTAACTCACAAGTCCCTGCTATCAAAAGCCAGATATTCCTCCATCAGTCCTTCTACTTCAATCACCCTCGGCTTGTCGTGGCTGCTGGAGGCACACGGAGGTTCATCCAAGTCGCCTGATGAGGACTTGATCAGCGGCACTCTCCTGCCCTGCACATTCAACCTTTCCCCAAAACAAGAGCACACACAGTTGAGCACCTTAATCTGTGCGCATAAAATGGACACAGACAGAAGCTCTatgttttcaataaataataaataacagcTGACAACACTGGGCTGAGAAGCAGAATGAAAATCTTGGCACTGACACTTTTGCATATATACTAGCATgtctaatttaattttaactccACTGTGTCAACCTAGTTTAGAGATGAACCGGTCAGATCGTCTTGTGCCCACTCGTCTAGCTTTAACAGTGTCAGACATGGCCTCTATTTATCACAGCTAACCAGCATGACTTCGACCTGAATACTTGGTTAACAAGAGGATCTAGGTCACAAAACCACAGTCAGTCGGGACTCCTCTATAATTGACACACTGACATCAGTCATCTGGACAGCCAGCAGATACAGCAGAGACACGTTGCAATATTTCTTCAAATACACACAGTCGCACTTTTGGGCCGCAgcttcaaacaaaaacactgtaaattgTTCCACGTATCTGTTATTTAgtgtcagaaacacacactaataGCAATGACTGAATAAACTTTGCCTGAGCTGTTTCAGAGCAACATAATTCCAATGACTGACTGATACACACTCACCGctcactttattaggtacacctgtttaATTGTTTGTTAACACAAActgctaatcagccaatcacatggccgcatttcaatgcatttaggcatgtagacgtggtcatgACAACTTACTAAggttcaaaccgagcatcagaatggggaagaaggaggatttaagtgactttgaatgtggcatggttgttggtctGACTATTTCACAAACTGCAGATCTattgggattttcacacacaaccatctctagggtttacagagagtggtccataaaatagaaaatattcagTGAGTGGCAGTCAAGTGGACCAATATGCCTTGTTAATGTcggaggagaatgggcagactggttggagaagATAGAAAAGCAACAGCAACTCAAATAGCCGCTCTGTACAACCTGGGAATGAAGAATATCATCCCTGAGCGCACAACACGTCCAACCTTGAGGCagatgggctacagcagcagaagatcacACCAGGGGTCACTCCTGTCaactaagaacaggaaactgaagcTACAATTCATACAGGCTtaccaaaattggacaatagaagattggaaaaaggttgcctggtctgatgagtctctatttcagctgtgacattcagatggtcagaatttggtgtaaacaacataAAGTATGGATCCATCCTCTcttgtatcaacggttcaggctgctggtggtgtaatagtgtgggggatattttcttggcacactctgggccccttagtaccaaaTGAGCATCgtttaaacaccacagcctacctgagtgttgttgctaaccatgtccatccctttatgaccacagtggaccacCTTCTGATGGATACTTCCAGCAgcataatgcaccatgtcacaaagctcaaattaTCTCTAACTGGTTTCTTAAACATgtcaatgagttcactgtactccaacagactccacagtcaccagatctcaatccagtagaacctttgggatgtggtggaacagaAGATTGGCATCATTGATGTGtagctgacaaatctgcagcaactgcgtgATGCTATCacgtcaatatggaccaaaatctctgaggaatgtttccaacaccttgttgaaagtctGCCacgaagaattaaggcagttctgaaggtgAAAAGGGGTCCAACCTTTAACTAGCAggatgtacctaataaagtggccagtgagtgtatatgGATATACAGTATTTGTTAAGTCACCATACACTTGTACCAACAGAAGTTTCCTCTGTGGATTAATAAAATCTAAGTCTATATAGAATGACATGACTAATGCAAAATGCAATCTGCCTTCAGGAAACAGTATCAGGTGAACTTTGGCCTCCTGTCAGCCAACTAGTGAGTCAATGCAGTGAAGACTTACTCTGTGCAGCCCTTATCTTTCTCCTGGGACTTCACACTGCCTTCTTTGCCTATTGATGGGCTGCTTGCAGAGCTGCCTTTCCCTGAGGTAGCATACCACTGGAAGCCCTCGTCACTGGGACACAGCAGCTGAGTCCCCAGGATCctgaaacaaaaatgtacagggtaaagaaaaaagtgttttcctACAACAATGCACTGTTTTCCTCCACAATCAGCCTTAATCTTTGTTCCCGCTGCTGCCATGTTTCACTCGGAAGCTCAAAGAGCTGCGAGCTAGTAGGAAACAGCGGATAACATACCGAAGATGTGGGAAACGTGTGGCCCACTGCTGACATTCATCCTGCAGCCCCTGGAGTATCCCTCCCCTGCCGTCTCTCCCCTCATACAGCTCTTTGTCGATCTCCTCAAACATTTGCTGCACCTGCCGTGACGCTGCCTTGTCGAACTCCTACGggacagaaaaaacagagagaaacacgGGAAAGGAAGGTAGTTATTCCTCTGTTCTCATATACCAGCTCCATGATTGAAAGCCGCTGCCGTTCATCAGTAACTGGCAACACATCATCGCAGCCTGCTTCAATCTGCATGATAATTAACCTCTACGGTCCCCTGAGATGTGACTGTGGTCAAGCTGGATTGTTCATGTGATATCAAAAAAGAGAGGGACGAAGAAAGAGGAGAGCGAGGAGTAGGTTAGGTTGCATAactgagttttttcttttcttttctcagaAGCAACTTGAGGACAATGAACTAAATAAATTATCGAGTCTTGGAAAAGTTTTGTAGGACCAGCTGAGTCTAGAAAGCACAGCAAAATAACAAAGCAATACCCAGTAGAATTCATGCCTTGCATTAATAAAGAAGTAGCAGACAAACAAGCCATCTGCTATTCAACACAAATACTAGTTGCATATTCTTCGACAGTTTCCCACATGTTTGCCAAAGGGGTGACAAATGTTAGTGAGTACATcaacatttgacattttgttgtgtCGTGTTTGTAGAATCAGAATAACAGCAAGtatgaaaaaaatgccagaGGAAAAATATGTCCTGTGTGAGTGAACTATCAGTTCACTATTAAGACTGTTTGTTTAAGAGCAGACTTACATCGTAGCCCCAGGAGAAAACAGAGCTCCTCTCGGTGGAGATGCCAGTACCTGTGGAGCTGTGGATACCTGACCAGGACTGGTTGGAGTCGACTGAGATGACGGTGGGACAGTCAGAGTGGCCCGAGGCAGCAGACGTCTCTGAGCTAAACAGGAAGACACAGACGTTATATGGCTTCTGTATAACCTGAAATAAACTATCCACTATATGAAACACTGTTCATTCCTTCCCACACCAAACCATCCTTTTTCATCTACATCTTGTATCtgtcaaaacataaatcaaGTTTCTGCTATATGGCCGAGGAAATCTAACTGGTTTGCGATATAATCAAAGTGGAAAATGAGGGGCAAATGTCAAAGTAATTGAATATTCTAACAAGCTGCCtcattatttattcttttaactGCACATCTGAAGGAGGCAATGTGATATGAATTAATCCACTGCTTCTGGGTGTCACATAGCAAGAACCCTGGGAATCAGCTGTCCACTCAAGATGGTGTAACATTACAAAACACGCAGGCAagagtgtgagtgtgtactAGATGCAAGGAGTTTGATCTCAAGATTTGCCTCCTTACAGAACAATCCTGGGCTATATGTCTGTCTGTGGGACGTCCAAAACTTAGCTACCTGTTGTGTGCAGAGACAGTTTCCTGCAGGTCGTGGAGGTAGCGCTGAGGGGTTTGGTTATCATCTGCTTCTTCCGGGAGAGGGTGGTGGTCGAGGCTGCTTCGAGACAACCCACGACTGCataaaattcagacaaaaaacaagtaatCAACAAAGGgcatgtgtcacattttggtgatGCGTTTAATTTCAGTAATGGGCGTACAGTTGAAATAATAAGTTGACATGAAAATATAATGCTGTGCTTCTTTAAATTGAAATAATAGATTATTCAGAAACCAAtgcaaacaaaaggaaacatcCAAATGATATAAAAGATATGATTGTGATGTTCCtagtcactttgcatttcactgcacacattGTATGAGCATGTGACACATAATTTGCGTGCCCTTATTATAGTCAGTGTATAGTTTTCAATGTCTAACTGCTCTATAAAACATGATATTGTGGAACTGAGGACATATTGTGTGGTCAAATACTAGTGTGGTGTGGTAggttaataaaaatacaacattcaGTTAAACTGGGGGACCAGATGGGCAGTCACTATATGGGTCAATAGAGATATTAATTTTAGACTGTCAATCTATAATGTTCAACATGTCAGTCACTCAGCCTGCTTTCTCTTCCAGTGAAGCATAAACCCCCTAGAAAAAATCATCGTGTACAAAGCCCAgctattaaacagaaaatacatttctgcttttttaagtAACCGTACTCACATCTCAAGTTTGTGCGATACCGGTCTCCTGTTGTATCGTGAAATCATTCTCCTGCGTTTTACAGGCTCAAGCCCTCGTCTTTCATTCTTGCCTCCGCTTCCAGGACTCTCTGCGAACAGCTTGGAGGGAGGTCTGACATTTTCTCCAACATTAGCACACAGATAAAAACCCGTAGCGTCCACcaaaaaacccccccaaaaCTGGATAGCTCTCTGGATTCAGATGCTAACGCTGTTTCCAATCTTTAATGCTAAAGAGGAAGCTACGTCTGAAATTAAGCTAACTAGCGTGACAGGTAAAACATCAACAAGGCACGAATAGCATCGTATAATTCCCCCAAAAGCACATCTCTCGGTAAAATAATCCTGCTACACGAAATATGCATCTTGTTTGTTCCGAAAGTTGCCTGTAAATTATGTTAAtatcttaaaataaatgtgtggCTGATGTTAGTGCAGCAAGCTATCGCCAGCTAAGAGGATTTGCtttgctaatgttagctgttAATGGTTAGCACcgacaacaacaataatgaggCTGTCATGGATACGCAACTTCGTAACCCCGAGGTCTCATGGGAAATGGATTTCTGATTACCCCAAACTAGCCCAAATGCTATTTGTCGTGTTACTACAATTCCCGGCATTCTTTGCGGCAACCTGATTACGACCATTAAATGTGTCCGCTTGACTTTAATGTCGACTCAACTCTAAATTCACAGTATGTCATTAATCAATTTATAATTTAAACGCTATGAATTTAAAACTATATTAAAATGACATTCGGGACAGTGTATAGTCTTTTTATTCGTAGTAGAGCCAAAAACTGTTCATATTTAATGTAAGAACTGTTTACCTTACACGAGTGATGCAGTCGACTGGAATTCACAGTAGGACCAAACAGTAATAAATAGCGTGATGGCAACACACATATGAGTAAACCTTCGTTTTCTTCTGAATGAACGCCACTTCACACGACACTGACGTAATTATTCGCGTTTAAATACaagacaaggtaagttttactAACACGTTCAAGAAACTGTCGTAAATATAAACAGTACTACATTGATTAATATTAGCGGTTACCTACATGGTTGAGATTTTAGCTTAGGGTGACCAAACGTCGTGTTTTTCCAGGACATGTCCCGTTTCTATGTCCTGATGGCCGTcctggttgttttttaaaacgtGGTGAAGATGTCCtggttttcatagttttttcaTTGGAGCCACTAAATTGAACTAAATCtaacagatattttttattattagttaCTTTTTGTAAGTTTGTGAGAGCTGTTTTTGTTAAAGATGGATTGCTAATATAGCAgaggtattttttttgttgtttttttctaatacAGACGAGACATTATTTCCATCATTATTTCATtcgttatttttttaaacttctcttAATAAAACGTGTTGAGTAACCTCTGAGAAGCCTGTATTTGGTAATATAACAATTTTCTATCCATACAGAGGAGgcatactttaaatgtattgaaCTTAAAAGGAATCTTTGAGTATATTTGAGTAGCTCATTGCCGGGCTGAGTGTCCTGCTTTTCAGTAATCAAAATATGGTCACCCTACTTTAGCGAATACTAATCCTTCACTCTTGCTTTGTAACTGAATCTAGAGACTTAATGTAAGAATAGCTCTCAATGCAGACCCTACATGTAATGTCTTTTCTATCAGGTCTTCAAAAAACTGCAACTATGGACGCCCTGCAGAGGAGAGTGATTCAGGAGGACATGGTCCAGTACAAACTCTTCTTGATCCAGACAGACGGTTCATCTACACAGGAGACTAAAACACGCCTCACTGATCTACTAGAGGAGATATTGGCAAAGGTTGCTCCTCTGCTGATGCAGTACATTTGGCAACATCAGCCTTTTAACCTCAAATATCATCCTGAGAAAGGTAAACAcacaatcaatcaattaaagtttatttgtatagcccttTGCAACAGGCCAAaggttgaccaaagtgcttcacaataaaaaacaagaaaataacttaaaaacaatacattaaCTTAgagcaggacaaacaatcacactcacatctacgggcaaatttagaataatcaacaCATATGAAGACATTTAGTGTGACTATCGAGACTTGATAGGTGCTCAAATGTCTGTTATTTATTGATCTGAGGCGGCTCCTTCAGGCCAAAGAAGAGGCCTACAGAAATGAAGACAAAGAGTTGTTCAACCAGGccagaaacacactgacaaaGGAGATCAGAGCAGCTAAGAGGAGCTACTCGGAGAAGCCGAAGAGCCATTGTTCAGCAAAGGACCCTGCATTAGTGTGGAAAGGCCTGAAGAACGAAGCCTCCATCCCCCACCtccaccccacccccacccagCCAACAACTGGCTGACGACCTGAACCAGTTCTACTGCAGGTTTGAAAAGGACTTCACACCCCACACCGACCACCCCCCCACGCAGCCATCGACACCTCCTGCAGCCCTGCACCCTCTACCTTCTGACACTCTACCAGCAATCAAGAACCGTGAAGAAGACGTCTGCCGGCTCTTCAGGAAACAAAAGACCCAGACCGAGTCTCACCTGGCTGCCTGAAAGCCTGTGCAGACCAACTGTCTTCGCTCAGATCTTCAACAAATCACCGGAGCAGTGCGAGGTTCCTTCCTGCTTCAAATTCTCCACCATCATCCCAGTCCCCAAGAAACCCGAGATCACAGTCACTGAAGTCACTGAATGACTACAGACCTGTTGCTCTGACATCTGTGGTCATGAAGCCCTTTGAGAGACGAGTGTTGGCCCACCTGAAGGACATTACTGGACCCCTGCTGGACCCCCCTGCAGTTTGCCTACCGAGCAACCAGAGCAGCTTCTTCCCTCAGGCCATATCCCTCATGaacaataaaccagaaaatcatTAAGGACTTCTGTCACTACCAGCGCAATATTcaatacatatacagtattcaacctcatgtgcaatattgtaatttattaCCCTGGTTTTACACTTACTTTTACACAGTACTGCTTAAACTTGTAGTATTTCTTATTTAGAAttctcagatttagatttagttATTCTTTTACTGTCCGTCGTTGTTGCTAGGCGCTGCTCTCT
It includes:
- the fam149b1 gene encoding protein FAM149B1 isoform X1; protein product: MISRYNRRPVSHKLEIRGLSRSSLDHHPLPEEADDNQTPQRYLHDLQETVSAHNSSETSAASGHSDCPTVISVDSNQSWSGIHSSTGTGISTERSSVFSWGYDEFDKAASRQVQQMFEEIDKELYEGRDGRGGILQGLQDECQQWATRFPHLRILGTQLLCPSDEGFQWYATSGKGSSASSPSIGKEGSVKSQEKDKGCTELNVQGRRVPLIKSSSGDLDEPPCASSSHDKPRVIEVEGLMEEYLAFDSRDLDDDWDQDCSESVRRHHCLPPVSPYRCRRQAVLDLLFDDVWRQLVGCMKELVQRHWECCTSHDDKITGNLSPLPQDSQNPFMLLSTLPMMLPKLGQSRVPPLTAGLQFQNTKSRGSKHKSRRKSKKQKRPSSGGRVPVGAAATQHNLNDLIVIHSIPLQQRNLGLLERNQEPEERASHRPGSSVVPSSKPRPRRALEQSSSSLSRPAQSARRRNPPPRTLLPLVPSLSQSSTAGSMDEVIRGTRLPTASDRLTSPVLPLSRNTLLPPIGTGDPESSHSGQQSKPAQRQKGPSSRAHSAINDEAGSSIPRDRHHLLDVFSRPNTTHTYRSDTPYRRSFTVLDNIGQGRPGRASVGTDSLGIGVTGISLGISSSSFLDSFSHHPLGHLPIKDEEEPDPQAPVPAPLVTVSVPARSYTRGGISSRASRPGL
- the fam149b1 gene encoding protein FAM149B1 isoform X2 encodes the protein MISRYNRRPVSHKLEIRGLSRSSLDHHPLPEEADDNQTPQRYLHDLQETVSAHNSSETSAASGHSDCPTVISVDSNQSWSGIHSSTGTGISTERSSVFSWGYDEFDKAASRQVQQMFEEIDKELYEGRDGRGGILQGLQDECQQWATRFPHLRILGTQLLCPSDEGFQWYATSGKGSSASSPSIGKEGSVKSQEKDKGCTELNVQGRRVPLIKSSSGDLDEPPCASSSHDKPRVIEVEGLMEEYLAFDSRDLDDDWDQDCSESVRRHHCLPPVSPYRCRRQAVLDLLFDDVWRQLVGCMKELVQRHWECCTSHDDKITGNLSPLPQDSQNPFMLLSTLPMMLPKLGQSRVPPLTAGLQFQGGRVPVGAAATQHNLNDLIVIHSIPLQQRNLGLLERNQEPEERASHRPGSSVVPSSKPRPRRALEQSSSSLSRPAQSARRRNPPPRTLLPLVPSLSQSSTAGSMDEVIRGTRLPTASDRLTSPVLPLSRNTLLPPIGTGDPESSHSGQQSKPAQRQKGPSSRAHSAINDEAGSSIPRDRHHLLDVFSRPNTTHTYRSDTPYRRSFTVLDNIGQGRPGRASVGTDSLGIGVTGISLGISSSSFLDSFSHHPLGHLPIKDEEEPDPQAPVPAPLVTVSVPARSYTRGGISSRASRPGL